Proteins encoded in a region of the Lathamus discolor isolate bLatDis1 chromosome Z, bLatDis1.hap1, whole genome shotgun sequence genome:
- the LIFR gene encoding leukemia inhibitory factor receptor, which produces MWKNSSIPCLLALAILCLRSLIYSKEIGSLEQPQNFKCVTHNLRQMICTWDVLSEGRHGQTDFCYTTNDLRPSVCFETKEKRVEIPVPDSSSTVTITTNSNSGIAFATKKFEIHKKDILFVPLTPRILSLTPDFSTSTLNLKWSDNGLIFPYGLDAFWQIQILRKEATEKVTQVTYYSKLTHEDIILSWNWTSDMPLECTSHYVKIRCYINATQFAGPKDWSEWSPVGEVPGKDTEPNGSGVFPQDIVVAVGSDLTICCVHEEGQQIKQMTYGPEIYPMIPLSSRSSAIRVLNASASDASGTNAVCTLSEDGTDGAVLFVGYAPDIPENLSCETSNFLIIKCTWKPGRPSGLYGKRRTKYSLFERISGKNVSCKVNEMNRERVCGFPVLGDQKTYDFILGVSNPIGRTESSLLVDLIQRVHPKTPEKLTVSGNSSTSVRLHWFINGSFAEIRLLCQIEISTGHSERKLHNVSMPGGKFSTHTAELNSLHPYTKYQFRVRCSAADHFWKWSDWSRVEEHTTFEAPPTRGPDIWRERSPSGKSLKIFWKPLSLSEANGKIVSHEVSCYLLETPLEHKEVTEPSNSTEIKLGKNDCVISVVAKNHAGSSPPSRITSVELPNDNVKTDRAVAMGNGIYISWNSYPNMTCGYIVKWCHSSGSEPCTVDWQKFPSNTTDAVIKSALFRPGVRYNFLLYGCKPSGYQLLKNITGYMKELPPKRAPNFTVEETSSDSILVKWEDIPIEDCQGFLEGYRLSFAKGEKDALKPRLLESGNPELKVKNITDLTKKSLKILDLQGRTSYQLDLQAYTAGGLSPPNSLYVVTKEDSVGLIIAILIPVAVVVLLGVVASIFCYQKREWIKETFYPEIPNPENSKALQFQKNTCEGNKTLKTLEMNPCTPNSVEVVETQSAAPKIEDTEMMSPAADTIVPEDGSDSETENHVVVSYCPPIIEEEISNPPMDEPVGSSQVVYIDIQSMYQPQIKPEEDPEINLVTTGGYKPQMQLPISALKIESRPPAEEELDKTAGYRPQANTNTWNMDTPDSPGSVESNNENASFGSPCSINSRQFLLPPKDDEDSPKPSNTGWSFTHFFQNKPND; this is translated from the exons TACCAAAAAATTTGAAATTCACAAGAAAGATATCT TGTTTGTTCCTCTTACTCCACGCATCCTTAGTTTGACACCTGACTTTTCAACTTCCACATTAAATCTGAAGTGGAGCGATAATGGATTAATCTTCCCATATGGACTGGATGCCTTTTGGCAGATTCAGATACTCCGTaaagaagcaacagaaaaagtCACACAA GTAACTTACTACTCAAAACTGACTCATGAAGACATCATTCTTTCTTGGAACTGGACATCAGATATGCCTCTGGAGTGTACCTCACACTACGTGAAGATTCGCTGTTACATTAATGCAACACAGTTTGCTGGCCCCAAGGACTGGAGTGAATGGAGCCCAGTAGGAGAGGTCCCTG GAAAAGATACTGAGCCCAACGGGAGTGGGGTGTTTCCTCAGGACATTGTGGTGGCAGTAGGTTCAGATTTGACAATTTGTTGTGTCCATGAAGAAGGACAGCAGATAAAACAGATGACTTACGGACCAGAAATATATCCAATGATACCTCTGAGTAGCCGGAGCAGTGCAATCAGAGTGCTGAATGCCAGTGCTTCAGATGCCAGTGGAACAAATGCAGTGTGCACACTGTCCGAAGATGGGACGGACGGAGCTGTCTTATTTGTAGGAT ATGCCCCTGACATTCCCGAAAACCTCAGCTGTGAAACGTCCAACTTCCTGATAATAAAATGCACCTGGAAACCAGGCAGACCCAGTGGACTGTATGGAAAACGACGTACTAAGTACAGTTTATTTGAAAG AATATCTGGTAAAAATGTTTCATGCAAAGTCAATGAAATGAACAGAGAGCGTGTCTGTGGCTTTCCAGTACTGGGTGATCAAAAAACCTATGATTTCATATTAGGCGTCTCCAATCCTATCGGGCGAACAGAGTCATCGCTTTTAGTTGATTTAATTCAAAGAG ttCATCCAAAAACTCCAGAAAAGTTAACTGTTTCTGGGAACAGCTCTACAAGTGTCCGTCTGCACTGGTTTATAAATGGCAGCTTTGCTGAGATCAGGCTTCTGTGTCAAATTGAAATTAGCACTGGTCACTCTGAGCGAAAACTG CACAATGTCTCCATGCCTGGTGGAAAATTCTCAACTCACACAGCTGAGCTGAATTCATTGCACCCATATACAAAATACCAGTTTAGGGTGCGCTGTTCGGCTGCTGACCACTTCTGGAAGTGGAGTGACTGGAGCAGGGTAGAGGAGCACACAACATTCGAAGCTC cTCCTACAAGAGGACCAGATATTTGGAGAGAGAGAAGTCCTTCTGGAAAAAGTCTAAAAATCTTCTGGAAG CCTTTATCCCTATCTGAAGCCAATGGAAAAATTGTGTCTCATGAAGTGTCCTGCTACCTGCTAGAGACACCACTGGAGCATAAAGAAGTCACTGAACCATCAAACAGTACAGAGataaaacttggaaaaaatGACTGTGTTATTAGCGTTGTAGCCAAAAACCATGCAGGCTCATCTCCTCCTTCGAGAATAACAAGTGTGGAACTTCCAAACG ACAATGTCAAAACAGATCGGGCCGTGGCAATGGGGAATGGAATTTATATTTCTTGGAATTCTTACCCTAACATGACCTGTGGCTACATTGTAAAGTGGTGTCATTCATCTGGGTCTGAACCCTGTACTGTGGACTGGCAGAAATTTCCTTCAAATACAACAGATGCAGTGATAAAGTCTG ctctgtttAGGCCTGGCGTGAGATACAACTTTTTACTATATGGCTGCAAACCCAGTGGATATCAGTTATTGAAAAACATAACGGGGTATATGAAAGAGCTAC CGCCAAAACGGGCACCAAATTTTACTGTAGAAGAAACTTCTTCAGATTCTATACTGGTAAAATGGGAAGACATTCCTATTGAAGATTGTCAGGGGTTTTTAGAGGGATATCGGCTTTCCTTTGCAAAAGGTGAAAAAGATGCTTTAAAGCCTAGGCTTTTGGAATCAG GAAATCCAGAACTTAAAGTTAAGAATATCACTGACCTGACAAAGAAGTCCTTGAAAATACTTGATCTGCAAGGCAGAACGAGTTACCAACTGGACCTACAAGCCTACACTGCTGGTGGATTGAGCCCTCCAAATAGCCTGTATGTGGTGACAAAGGAGGACT CTGTAGGATTAATCATTGCGATTCTCATCCCTGTGGCAGTGGTTGTGCTGCTTGGAGTGGTGGCCAGCATCTTCTGCTACCAAAAGAGGGAATG gattaaagaaacattttatcCAGAGATCCCGAATCCTGAAAACAGTAAGGCACTGCAGTTTCAGAAGAACACCTGTGAG GGGAATAAGACACTTAAAACACTGGAAATGAACCCATGCACCCCCAATAGTGTTGAAGTGGTGGAAACACAGTCTGCAGCTCCCAAGATTGAAGACACAGAGATGATGTCCCCAGCAGCAGACACTATTGTCCCTGAAGATGGCTCTGACTCAGAAACAGAGAACCACGTGGTTGTGTCCTATTGCCCCCCAATCATTGAAGAGGAGATCTCAAATCCCCCTATGGATGAACCTGTGGGGTCATCTCAGGTGGTTTACATTGACATTCAGTCAATGTATCAGCCTCAAATTAAACCAGAAGAGGACCCAGAAATAAACTTAGTGACTACAGGAGGCTATAAGCCACAAATGCAGCTGCCTATCAGTGCTCTGAAAATAGAGAGTCGCCCACCTGCAGAGGAAGAATTGGATAAAACTGCAGGTTACAGACCTCAAGCAAACACAAATACCTGGAACATGGACACTCCAGACTCTCCTGGATCAGTTGAAAGCAACAATGAAAATGCATCTTTTGGGAGCCCGTGCTCCATCAATTCCCGTCAGTTTCTGCTTCCCCCAAAAGATGATGAAGACTCTCCCAAACCCAGTAATACAGGGTGGTCCTTTACACACTTTTTTCAGAACAAACCAAATGATTAA